The following proteins are co-located in the Acinetobacter sp. NCu2D-2 genome:
- a CDS encoding acyl-CoA synthetase codes for MVSAYDDLPRTPANFVALSPLRYLERAAYIYPQQDAIIHGNRHISWRETYQRCRQFASQLQQLGVAKNDTVSTLLPNIPAMIEAHFAVPMAGAVLNTLNTRLDAKTIAFMLEHAESKVLLVDPEFADLAQEALALLDQEIYVIDVADSEYDGVSRTIGQIEYETWIAQGNAEFEWHLPQDEWDAISLSYTSGTTGSPKGVVYHHRGAYINAASNIIACGMRPRATYLWTLPLFHCNGWCFGWTMAANGGTNICLRKVDPELIYQLIAKHKVDYFCGAPIVLSMLINTPEEKKVPFDHPVEVMVAGAAPPAAIIEGMRRQGINVTHVYGLTETYGPSALCASQAGWSDLSIQEQAQLHSRQGVPYPLQDGMKVLDPETMQEVPHDGQTMGEIMFRGNIVMKGYLKNPQATEEAFAGGWFHTGDLAVCQPDGYAKITDRSKDVIISGGENISSLEVEEVLYQHPAILTAAVVAKPDPRWQEVPCAFIELKQGMQATEEEIIAFCREHLARFKVPKDVVITEIPKTSTGKLQKFVLRDWAKERSQGEFS; via the coding sequence ATGGTCAGTGCATACGACGATTTACCACGTACACCAGCCAACTTTGTTGCCTTGTCCCCTTTACGTTATCTCGAGCGCGCGGCTTATATCTACCCTCAGCAAGATGCCATTATCCATGGCAATCGCCATATTTCTTGGCGTGAAACCTATCAACGTTGCCGCCAATTTGCATCACAACTACAACAGCTTGGCGTAGCTAAAAACGATACTGTTTCCACGCTTTTACCCAATATCCCTGCCATGATTGAAGCGCATTTTGCTGTTCCGATGGCAGGTGCAGTACTCAATACTTTAAATACTCGACTAGATGCAAAAACCATTGCGTTTATGCTTGAACATGCGGAAAGTAAAGTCCTTTTAGTCGATCCTGAATTTGCAGATTTAGCTCAAGAAGCCTTGGCACTCTTAGATCAAGAGATCTATGTCATTGATGTTGCGGATAGCGAATATGACGGCGTGTCTCGCACCATTGGTCAAATTGAATATGAAACATGGATTGCACAAGGGAATGCAGAATTTGAATGGCATTTACCACAAGATGAATGGGATGCGATCAGTTTAAGTTACACCTCAGGTACGACAGGTAGTCCAAAAGGTGTGGTTTATCATCACCGTGGTGCTTATATCAATGCAGCAAGTAATATCATTGCCTGCGGTATGCGTCCACGTGCAACTTATTTGTGGACACTACCCCTGTTCCACTGCAATGGCTGGTGTTTTGGTTGGACCATGGCAGCCAATGGCGGCACTAATATCTGTTTACGTAAAGTTGATCCTGAGTTGATCTATCAATTGATTGCCAAACATAAAGTTGATTATTTCTGTGGTGCGCCAATCGTTCTATCAATGCTGATCAACACCCCTGAAGAGAAAAAAGTACCATTTGACCATCCTGTCGAAGTCATGGTGGCTGGTGCTGCACCTCCAGCGGCCATTATTGAAGGCATGCGTCGTCAAGGCATTAATGTCACTCATGTCTATGGTCTGACAGAAACTTATGGTCCATCTGCCCTCTGTGCTTCACAAGCAGGTTGGTCTGATTTATCTATTCAGGAACAGGCACAATTGCATTCACGCCAAGGTGTACCGTATCCATTACAAGATGGTATGAAGGTGCTTGATCCTGAGACCATGCAGGAAGTGCCACATGATGGTCAAACTATGGGTGAAATCATGTTCCGCGGCAATATTGTAATGAAGGGTTATCTGAAAAATCCTCAAGCTACAGAGGAAGCCTTTGCCGGTGGCTGGTTCCATACTGGTGATTTGGCGGTCTGCCAACCTGATGGTTATGCCAAAATTACCGACCGCTCTAAAGATGTGATTATTTCAGGAGGTGAAAATATTTCATCGCTTGAAGTGGAAGAAGTACTGTATCAACACCCTGCAATTCTAACTGCAGCTGTGGTTGCTAAACCTGACCCACGCTGGCAAGAAGTTCCATGTGCGTTTATTGAGCTCAAGCAAGGGATGCAAGCCACGGAAGAAGAAATTATTGCCTTCTGTCGCGAGCATTTAGCACGCTTTAAAGTACCAAAAGATGTGGTCATTACTGAAATTCCAAAAACGTCGACCGGTAAGCTGCAAAAATTTGTCTTACGTGACTGGGCAAAAGAACGTTCCCAAGGTGAATTTAGCTAA
- the queA gene encoding tRNA preQ1(34) S-adenosylmethionine ribosyltransferase-isomerase QueA yields MQLSDFNFDLPDELIARYPLETRSASRLLYLDANGQYHDHHFTDILDLLDEGDLLVLNDTKVMKARLKGKRASGGAVEVLVERMMDQRIAHCHIKASNTPKAGAELFIGPDEVKVTVQGRHENLFIVEFSQPILDVLDKYGALPIPPYFNREAEDIDTERYQTVFNDPTKIASVAAPTASLHFDEALLQKLDEKGIQKTFVTLHVGAGTFLPVRTNDIENHIMHSEWCQVSDESMALIKATKERGNKVIAVGTTATRATESAAQANGGELKGWTGDTQIFIYPGYEFKVVDRLITNFHLPESTLLMLVSALSNRDNILNVYHHAVESKYRFFSYGDAMLIDNIN; encoded by the coding sequence ATGCAACTTTCTGATTTTAACTTTGATCTCCCAGATGAGCTGATTGCTCGTTACCCACTTGAAACTCGTAGTGCATCGCGTCTGCTTTATCTAGATGCTAACGGTCAATACCATGACCATCATTTTACTGACATTTTAGACTTGTTAGATGAAGGTGATTTATTGGTGTTGAATGACACCAAAGTGATGAAAGCGCGTTTAAAAGGCAAACGTGCATCGGGTGGTGCTGTTGAAGTCTTGGTTGAACGTATGATGGATCAACGTATCGCACACTGCCATATTAAAGCCAGCAACACGCCTAAAGCCGGTGCTGAATTGTTCATTGGTCCTGATGAAGTCAAAGTGACGGTTCAAGGTCGCCATGAAAATCTATTTATTGTTGAATTTTCTCAACCGATTCTAGATGTTTTGGATAAATACGGTGCTTTGCCAATTCCACCTTACTTCAACCGTGAAGCGGAAGATATTGATACTGAGCGTTATCAAACCGTATTCAATGACCCGACCAAAATTGCCAGTGTTGCAGCGCCAACAGCAAGTTTGCATTTTGATGAAGCATTACTGCAAAAGTTGGATGAAAAAGGCATTCAAAAAACGTTTGTCACTTTGCATGTTGGTGCAGGTACCTTCTTACCTGTACGTACCAATGATATTGAAAATCACATTATGCACAGCGAATGGTGCCAAGTGTCTGATGAATCAATGGCATTGATTAAAGCGACTAAAGAACGTGGCAATAAAGTGATTGCGGTAGGTACAACTGCAACACGTGCAACTGAAAGTGCAGCACAAGCCAATGGTGGTGAACTTAAAGGCTGGACAGGGGATACCCAAATCTTTATCTACCCAGGTTATGAGTTTAAAGTGGTTGACCGTTTAATTACCAACTTCCATTTACCTGAATCTACGCTTTTGATGTTGGTGTCTGCATTGTCAAATCGTGACAATATTTTGAATGTTTATCATCATGCAGTTGAAAGCAAATATCGCTTCTTTAGTTATGGCGATGCAATGTTGATCGACAATATCAACTAA
- a CDS encoding LemA family protein: protein MGFLIFFVIPVCIIIAIIFIRNSIVRHHNATVRAWSDVASYERQKLKILDGLQPLVEQYSSFEKGTLEKVTELRQNIMNLNLNNTDVSQLQKIESLNQELMRSLNLVIENYPELKANEIYLKMMNEIEEQNENVGAAITIFNRNVELFNNQIQIFPHNIINNMLLRKKAVRPFRDQTAMQSFDYRPNF from the coding sequence ATGGGATTTTTAATTTTTTTTGTCATACCTGTTTGCATCATCATTGCCATTATCTTTATACGTAATAGCATTGTTCGTCATCATAATGCCACGGTACGTGCATGGTCAGATGTTGCAAGTTATGAACGTCAAAAATTAAAAATTCTAGATGGCTTACAACCTTTGGTCGAGCAATATTCAAGTTTTGAGAAAGGCACACTTGAGAAAGTGACTGAACTGCGTCAAAACATTATGAATCTTAATTTAAATAATACTGATGTATCCCAACTACAAAAAATTGAAAGTCTGAATCAGGAATTGATGCGCAGCCTTAACCTTGTCATTGAAAATTATCCTGAGTTAAAAGCTAATGAAATTTATTTAAAAATGATGAATGAAATTGAAGAACAAAATGAAAATGTAGGCGCTGCCATCACAATTTTTAACCGCAACGTTGAGCTGTTTAATAATCAGATTCAGATTTTCCCACACAATATTATTAATAATATGTTGTTACGCAAAAAAGCAGTACGCCCGTTTCGCGATCAAACTGCTATGCAAAGTTTTGATTATCGACCAAATTTTTAA
- a CDS encoding DUF4303 domain-containing protein: MLTHIDALKDLLVESFLTLYQRYQQDEIYACCLILNDFLLIEDLAISTEQSIFNDQEDRKQYLAEHDRWNVSKWRYRAQTTNEQHLKSARTLLTEYFQSQYRLSAGIQHESHLTLIINRFNAAIDTLKDQHRIDPTKLIFLSVCLRIKK, encoded by the coding sequence ATGCTGACACATATTGATGCCTTAAAAGATTTATTGGTGGAAAGCTTTTTAACGCTCTATCAGCGCTATCAACAAGATGAAATCTACGCGTGCTGTCTGATTCTGAACGATTTTCTCTTGATTGAAGATTTAGCTATTTCCACCGAGCAAAGTATTTTCAATGATCAGGAAGACCGCAAACAGTATTTAGCCGAACACGATCGCTGGAATGTCAGTAAGTGGCGTTATCGTGCGCAAACGACCAATGAGCAGCATCTTAAAAGTGCCCGTACGTTGCTGACAGAATATTTCCAAAGCCAATATCGTTTGAGTGCAGGCATACAGCATGAAAGCCATTTGACCCTGATCATCAATCGTTTTAACGCGGCCATTGATACGCTTAAAGATCAGCATAGAATTGATCCGACAAAGCTCATTTTTTTGTCAGTTTGCCTACGCATAAAAAAATAG
- the tgt gene encoding tRNA guanosine(34) transglycosylase Tgt — MKFEKLAQSGRARRGRLTLEHGVVETPMFMPVGTYGTVKGVLPRDIKEIKSQVILGNTFHLYLRPGLDVIREHGGLHQFMKWNNPILTDSGGFQVFSLGAMRKIKEEGVTFRSPIDGSKVFLSPEISMDIQHTLNSDIVMIFDECTPYPATHEEAQKSLQLSLRWAKRCKTQHHDVLKNHNALFGIIQGGMYEDLRDESLNGLKEIGFDGYAIGGLSVGEPKEEMIKVLDYLPNKMPEDKPRYLMGVGKPEDIVEAVRRGVDMFDCVMPTRNARNGHYFVTGGLVRIRNAKYRHDQSPLDAECDCYTCQNFTRSYLFHLEKCGEMLGSMLGTIHNLRYYLRLTEAMRDALDNGTFDEFVKDFYARRGQEVPPCPED; from the coding sequence ATGAAGTTTGAAAAATTAGCGCAGTCTGGTCGTGCTCGTCGCGGTCGTCTGACTTTAGAACATGGTGTGGTTGAAACGCCCATGTTCATGCCTGTAGGTACTTACGGCACAGTGAAAGGTGTTTTACCCCGGGATATTAAAGAGATCAAATCTCAAGTGATTTTGGGTAATACCTTCCATTTATATCTACGCCCAGGTTTAGATGTCATTCGTGAACACGGCGGTCTACACCAGTTTATGAAATGGAATAACCCGATTCTGACCGATTCAGGCGGTTTCCAAGTCTTTAGTTTAGGTGCAATGCGTAAGATTAAAGAAGAAGGTGTTACTTTCCGCTCTCCAATTGATGGTTCAAAAGTCTTTTTATCACCAGAAATTTCGATGGATATTCAACATACGTTGAACTCTGACATCGTGATGATTTTTGATGAATGTACACCTTACCCAGCCACTCACGAAGAAGCGCAAAAATCTTTGCAGCTCTCACTTCGCTGGGCGAAACGCTGTAAAACCCAACATCATGACGTTCTAAAAAACCATAATGCCCTATTCGGTATTATCCAAGGCGGCATGTATGAAGACCTTCGTGATGAATCACTCAATGGTCTAAAAGAAATTGGTTTTGATGGCTATGCAATTGGCGGTTTATCGGTTGGTGAACCAAAAGAAGAAATGATCAAGGTGCTTGATTATCTTCCGAACAAAATGCCAGAAGACAAGCCGCGTTATTTGATGGGCGTTGGTAAGCCTGAAGATATCGTGGAAGCGGTGCGCCGTGGTGTCGATATGTTCGACTGTGTGATGCCAACACGTAATGCACGTAACGGTCATTATTTTGTGACTGGCGGTTTAGTTCGTATTCGTAATGCGAAATATCGTCATGACCAAAGCCCATTGGATGCTGAGTGCGATTGCTACACTTGCCAAAACTTTACCCGTTCTTATTTGTTCCATCTTGAGAAATGTGGTGAAATGCTAGGCTCTATGCTCGGTACGATTCATAACCTACGTTATTACTTACGTCTGACTGAAGCAATGCGTGATGCACTGGATAACGGTACATTTGATGAATTTGTGAAAGACTTTTATGCACGCCGTGGTCAAGAAGTACCGCCTTGCCCTGAAGATTAA
- the yajC gene encoding preprotein translocase subunit YajC, giving the protein MSLFISTAHAAGEAAQQPSLIANLGMIAVFIAIFYFLIWRPQSKRAKEHRALIESLGVGSEVVFAGGLMGKITKIEGDFAVVELSRGVEVKVQRASVISVLPEGTLNNI; this is encoded by the coding sequence ATGAGCCTATTTATTTCAACTGCTCACGCTGCAGGTGAAGCTGCACAACAACCAAGCTTAATCGCAAACTTAGGTATGATTGCTGTCTTTATCGCAATCTTCTACTTCTTGATCTGGCGTCCACAATCAAAACGCGCTAAAGAACACCGTGCTTTAATTGAAAGCCTTGGTGTTGGTAGCGAAGTTGTGTTCGCAGGTGGCTTGATGGGTAAAATCACAAAAATTGAAGGTGATTTTGCAGTGGTTGAATTGAGTCGTGGCGTTGAAGTTAAAGTACAACGTGCAAGTGTGATTTCAGTTCTTCCTGAAGGCACTTTAAATAACATTTAA
- the secD gene encoding protein translocase subunit SecD has protein sequence MRYPAWKYVLILVVLVISTLYALPSLYPDEPAVQISGAKAGTQIDASIVQKAEQILKTENIASHDNSFGNNAALLRVDSSESQLKAKEALRRGLGDDYVVALNLAPTTPEWLQKIGAKPMKLGLDLRGGVHFLLEVDMDKAIAQRLETSATDLRRQLRDNNLKFNSLSLNNNTITLQFANNDDRSAVMDFLRRNGNEYTQQAVATESGSTLRLNYTDVRKQEIESYAVNQNLTTLRNRINELGVAEALVQTQGSNRIVVELPGVQDTAEAKRVLGRTANLEFRLVSDLNDQSIDPYTGQVKTPTPAGTEAFAYESLDSGRQLLLNRTRILTGERVQNASSGFSQDTGGAEVNITLDSAGGKLMSDATRNAVGKRMAVLFIENKQKISYVTDPETGAQVEVRTPYTESVVINAATIQAVLGSSFRITGLDSPQEAAELALMLRAGALAAPMYFVEERVIGPSLGQENIDKGVLSTQIGFLLVAIWMVVFFRVFGLIANFALVVNLAMILTVMSWIGASLTLPGIAGIVITIGMAVDANVLICERIREEMKWGASPKQAIVAGYERAYNTIFDSNLTTFLVAFILFAIGTGPIKGFAVTLMIGIVCSMFTAITVTRAIVQIIYGKKRNLKKLSI, from the coding sequence ATGCGTTACCCAGCATGGAAATATGTACTGATCCTTGTGGTACTCGTGATCAGTACTTTATATGCCCTGCCAAGTTTGTATCCAGATGAACCTGCTGTTCAGATTTCAGGTGCCAAAGCTGGTACTCAAATTGATGCAAGCATCGTACAAAAAGCAGAGCAAATTTTAAAAACTGAAAATATTGCCAGTCATGACAATAGCTTTGGTAACAACGCTGCATTATTACGTGTTGATTCAAGTGAATCGCAACTTAAAGCCAAAGAAGCTTTACGTCGTGGTTTAGGTGATGATTATGTTGTAGCGTTAAACCTTGCACCAACAACCCCAGAATGGCTACAAAAAATTGGTGCTAAACCAATGAAGCTCGGTCTGGACTTACGTGGTGGTGTTCACTTCTTGCTTGAAGTGGATATGGACAAAGCCATTGCTCAACGTTTAGAAACATCAGCAACTGACCTTCGTCGTCAATTGCGCGATAACAATCTTAAATTTAACAGTCTGTCATTGAACAACAACACCATTACTTTGCAGTTTGCAAACAATGATGACCGTTCAGCAGTGATGGACTTTTTACGTCGTAACGGCAATGAATATACACAACAAGCTGTAGCGACTGAGTCTGGTTCAACTTTACGTTTGAACTATACCGACGTACGTAAACAAGAAATTGAATCGTATGCTGTTAACCAAAACTTAACTACTCTACGTAACCGTATTAACGAACTCGGTGTAGCTGAAGCATTGGTACAAACCCAAGGTAGCAACCGTATTGTGGTTGAATTACCGGGTGTTCAAGATACTGCAGAAGCAAAACGTGTCCTTGGTCGTACAGCGAACTTAGAGTTCCGTTTGGTTTCTGACCTAAACGATCAAAGTATTGACCCGTACACAGGTCAAGTCAAAACCCCGACTCCTGCGGGCACAGAAGCATTTGCGTATGAGTCTTTGGACAGTGGTCGTCAACTTCTGTTGAACCGTACCCGTATTTTGACAGGTGAACGTGTTCAAAATGCATCAAGTGGTTTTAGCCAAGACACGGGTGGTGCTGAAGTAAACATTACGTTGGACAGCGCTGGCGGTAAGCTAATGTCAGATGCAACACGTAATGCTGTCGGCAAACGCATGGCGGTATTGTTCATTGAGAACAAACAAAAAATTAGCTATGTGACTGACCCTGAAACAGGTGCACAAGTTGAAGTACGTACACCGTATACCGAATCTGTGGTGATTAATGCTGCAACAATTCAAGCAGTATTAGGCTCAAGCTTCCGTATTACAGGTCTAGATTCACCACAAGAAGCAGCGGAACTTGCATTGATGCTTCGTGCAGGTGCTTTGGCGGCTCCAATGTACTTTGTTGAAGAACGTGTCATTGGTCCAAGTCTAGGCCAAGAAAACATTGATAAAGGTGTACTTTCAACTCAGATTGGTTTCTTGCTCGTTGCGATCTGGATGGTGGTGTTCTTCCGTGTGTTTGGTCTGATTGCTAACTTTGCCTTGGTCGTGAACTTAGCCATGATCTTAACCGTGATGTCGTGGATTGGCGCGTCACTGACCTTGCCAGGTATTGCCGGGATCGTGATCACGATTGGTATGGCGGTCGATGCCAACGTACTGATCTGTGAGCGAATACGGGAAGAAATGAAATGGGGTGCTTCACCGAAACAAGCGATTGTCGCGGGTTATGAACGTGCCTATAACACCATTTTCGACTCGAACTTAACCACATTCTTAGTGGCGTTTATTCTATTCGCCATTGGTACAGGTCCGATCAAAGGCTTTGCTGTTACTTTGATGATTGGTATTGTCTGCTCGATGTTCACAGCGATTACTGTAACTCGTGCGATCGTACAAATCATTTACGGCAAAAAACGTAACTTGAAAAAGTTGAGCATTTAG
- the secF gene encoding protein translocase subunit SecF, whose protein sequence is MMTENTQLDSNKYGRPDERVIPFMKIALPAAIFSIILTLGSIFFIATKGLNLGLDFTGGVSAELNYTQPVKPEDVTQALAKAGFKDAVVQTLGSDRDLMVRMPVQEDEPAEDLTKDITAAVQLPNNAAQVPKVDVVGGQVGNELYVRSAGAVALALLLMLVYVTIRFEFKLAMGAVLSLFHDIVVTIGIFAMMQWPFDLTVLAAVLAIIGFSLNDNIVVSDRIRENFRKIRGAEPVEIINIALTETLRRTIHTSMTLLLVVVAMMIMGGDGLKWFSIAMFIGVFVGTYSSIYIGTAFALWRGLNRQDFIVQVKPEFDEENEIP, encoded by the coding sequence ATGATGACTGAAAATACTCAACTCGATTCAAACAAATACGGCCGTCCTGATGAGCGTGTAATTCCGTTCATGAAGATTGCGCTACCTGCAGCAATTTTTTCAATTATCTTGACGCTTGGTAGTATCTTCTTTATCGCAACAAAAGGTCTAAACCTCGGCTTAGACTTTACCGGCGGTGTTTCCGCTGAGCTGAATTATACCCAGCCGGTTAAACCTGAAGATGTTACACAAGCCTTAGCCAAAGCTGGCTTTAAAGATGCTGTGGTGCAAACCCTCGGCTCTGACCGTGACCTTATGGTACGTATGCCTGTTCAGGAAGATGAACCTGCGGAAGATCTGACTAAAGATATTACTGCTGCGGTTCAGTTACCGAATAATGCAGCACAAGTGCCGAAAGTCGATGTGGTCGGTGGTCAAGTCGGTAATGAGCTTTATGTTCGTTCTGCGGGTGCCGTTGCCCTTGCCCTACTCTTGATGCTGGTTTACGTGACCATTCGTTTCGAGTTTAAACTGGCAATGGGTGCAGTACTGTCATTGTTCCACGATATCGTGGTGACCATTGGTATTTTTGCCATGATGCAATGGCCATTTGACTTGACTGTTCTCGCTGCAGTATTGGCGATTATCGGTTTCTCACTCAACGATAACATCGTGGTATCTGACCGTATCCGTGAGAACTTCCGTAAGATTCGTGGTGCTGAACCTGTTGAAATCATTAACATTGCGTTAACTGAAACCTTACGTCGTACCATTCATACCTCGATGACATTATTACTTGTTGTTGTCGCGATGATGATTATGGGCGGTGACGGTCTGAAATGGTTCTCTATTGCAATGTTTATTGGTGTATTCGTTGGTACTTACTCATCGATCTACATCGGTACAGCCTTCGCTTTATGGCGTGGTCTAAACCGTCAAGACTTCATTGTTCAAGTGAAGCCTGAATTTGATGAAGAAAATGAAATTCCATAA
- a CDS encoding RelA/SpoT family protein encodes MVTVREQLPGRLNELSQETTVEHAEQAHHDLTEWLDRVRGILDDAPLKQLEEVAHLTLQRELESTVEHRSNTFYTGIEMADILAHLHVDEDTLSAAMLYRSVREGVMPLAEVLEKFGENVHNLVKGTLAMGKLSELIEQNKRLEDHFNNNQREHLSGIYKMLIAVTEDVRVVLIKLAERTYTLRELTSSSRERQERVAREILTIYSPLAHRLGIAQLKWELEDLAFRYLAPDRYKEIASLLNEKRLEREQYIQFVIDKLRDELASHGIEAEINGRVKHIYSIYRKMKSKNLSFDQLYDIRALRVLVKGVPECYHTLGIVHQIWRHIPHQFDDYITNPKANGYRSLHTAVIAENKSLEVQIRTYSMHNEAELGVCSHFNYKEGAKTTDHSFNHRLHSLRAVLEHYQERSDTNVHKAEEDLETYEQVPDFESFEKIYVFSRDGDIKELPRGSTVLDFAYHVHTEVGNKCYAARVNQRYVPLTYTLKTGEQVEILTKKDREPNRDWLVNSLGYIKTARARDKLRHWFRQQDRSKNLEVGREILNKELSRLAIHPKSIDLGDYCSHFNVKTGEDILIGIVNGDISLHALINQVNRHMHLDQDEPELVLKPTLNPRASHTLSAHGILIDGLDNVELHIAQCCQPVHGESIAGYITLNRGVSIHKVACPDYVRMISQEPERAVEADWEMQPTRGQSVQIVVEAYDRRGLLKDLTQVIFSDQINIRQVNTISEADGIANMKLLIEVKGLAQLSKLLARLEQQPGIISARRLVQGS; translated from the coding sequence ATGGTCACAGTACGTGAGCAACTCCCTGGGCGACTCAATGAGTTGTCGCAGGAGACGACTGTAGAGCATGCCGAACAAGCTCATCATGATTTAACCGAATGGTTAGATCGTGTTCGTGGCATATTAGACGATGCACCTTTGAAGCAGCTCGAAGAAGTTGCGCATTTAACCTTGCAACGTGAATTAGAATCTACGGTTGAACATCGTTCCAATACCTTTTATACCGGTATTGAGATGGCAGATATTCTTGCGCATTTACATGTAGATGAAGATACTTTATCTGCGGCAATGCTGTACCGTTCCGTGCGCGAAGGCGTGATGCCTCTAGCAGAAGTCTTGGAAAAATTCGGTGAGAATGTCCATAACCTCGTCAAAGGTACTTTGGCGATGGGTAAGCTGTCTGAACTGATTGAGCAAAATAAACGTTTAGAAGATCACTTTAATAATAACCAACGTGAACATCTGTCAGGCATTTACAAAATGCTGATTGCCGTAACTGAAGATGTTCGTGTTGTATTAATCAAGCTTGCAGAACGTACCTATACTTTACGTGAATTGACCAGTTCTTCACGTGAACGTCAGGAACGTGTGGCTCGCGAAATTTTAACCATCTATTCGCCATTGGCGCATCGTTTAGGGATCGCACAGCTTAAATGGGAGCTTGAAGATTTAGCGTTCCGTTATTTAGCCCCTGACCGCTATAAAGAAATTGCATCTTTACTGAATGAAAAGCGCTTGGAGCGTGAGCAATACATTCAATTCGTAATCGATAAGTTGCGTGATGAGTTAGCCAGTCACGGCATTGAAGCCGAGATAAATGGCCGGGTGAAACACATTTATTCGATTTATCGAAAAATGAAAAGCAAGAATTTAAGCTTCGATCAGCTTTATGACATTCGTGCTTTACGTGTTTTGGTCAAAGGTGTACCTGAGTGTTATCACACTTTAGGGATCGTGCATCAAATTTGGCGTCATATTCCACATCAGTTTGATGACTATATTACTAACCCGAAAGCCAATGGTTATCGCTCATTGCATACTGCGGTGATTGCCGAAAATAAATCACTTGAAGTTCAGATTCGTACTTATTCAATGCATAACGAAGCTGAGCTTGGGGTATGTTCGCACTTTAATTATAAAGAAGGTGCGAAAACCACGGATCATTCCTTTAATCATCGCTTACATTCACTTCGTGCTGTACTTGAGCATTATCAAGAACGTAGTGATACCAACGTACATAAAGCCGAAGAAGATTTGGAAACCTATGAACAGGTACCGGACTTTGAAAGCTTTGAAAAGATTTATGTGTTCAGTCGTGATGGTGATATTAAAGAATTACCACGTGGTTCTACGGTTTTAGACTTTGCTTATCACGTACATACGGAAGTGGGGAACAAGTGCTATGCAGCACGGGTTAACCAACGTTATGTACCGCTGACTTATACCTTAAAAACAGGTGAGCAAGTTGAGATTTTAACCAAGAAAGATCGTGAGCCAAACCGTGACTGGTTGGTGAATTCGCTTGGTTATATTAAGACTGCACGCGCACGTGACAAGTTACGCCATTGGTTCCGTCAGCAAGACCGCAGTAAGAACTTGGAAGTGGGACGTGAGATTCTCAATAAAGAACTTTCACGTTTGGCGATTCACCCGAAATCTATCGATTTAGGCGACTATTGCAGTCACTTTAATGTCAAAACGGGTGAAGATATTCTGATTGGGATCGTCAATGGCGATATCAGTCTACATGCCTTAATCAATCAAGTAAACCGTCATATGCACCTTGATCAGGATGAACCTGAGCTGGTGTTAAAACCGACATTGAACCCACGTGCAAGCCATACATTGTCTGCACATGGTATTTTGATTGATGGTTTGGATAACGTTGAGCTTCACATCGCTCAGTGCTGTCAGCCTGTACATGGTGAATCGATCGCAGGTTACATCACCTTAAACCGTGGTGTAAGTATCCATAAGGTCGCGTGTCCTGACTATGTTCGCATGATTTCTCAAGAGCCTGAGCGCGCGGTGGAAGCCGATTGGGAGATGCAGCCAACTCGTGGTCAAAGTGTTCAGATTGTGGTGGAAGCATACGACCGTCGTGGTCTGTTGAAAGATTTAACCCAAGTTATCTTCTCAGATCAAATTAATATTCGTCAGGTTAATACAATTTCTGAGGCAGATGGTATTGCCAATATGAAACTGTTAATTGAAGTAAAAGGCTTAGCACAGTTATCTAAACTGTTAGCACGTCTAGAGCAACAGCCCGGCATTATTAGCGCACGTCGACTGGTTCAAGGCAGTTAA